In Paramisgurnus dabryanus chromosome 7, PD_genome_1.1, whole genome shotgun sequence, the following are encoded in one genomic region:
- the LOC135788769 gene encoding membrane-spanning 4-domains subfamily A member 4A-like: MSTVTSVDVNGLTVNQELPQQRAGAGTIYENMTTVQSIPHLEFFPKTHAVALGTVQIMTGFVIVLLSIVMGFDSPITAGVVSWIVYWGPLIFIVAGSLTIAAENKLSPCLVKCSLGINVISAVTAGIAIFLLMLDIYTISFYGPLHNQNSASLLYLPGISGVLEVFFILQFIISICLSAFACKTITYCHLSQAVTLTPNEQSFSEPVPVTIPSVTEGLQDYVNMNGMSEVVSGQSDPSPTTRNNTIGQNNEHEYEKPNNNYMLTID, from the exons ATGTCCACAGTTACTTCAGTTGATGTGAATGGCCTAACAGTCAATCAAGAACTCCCACAACAAAGAGCTGGAGCAGGAACCATTTATGAGAACATGACCACAGTTCAGTCTATTCCTCATCTGGAATTTTTTCCAAAAACACATGCAGTGGCACTtggg ACTGTCCAGatcatgactggttttgtgattGTGTTACTTAGCATTGTCATGGGATTTGATTCCCCCATTACAGCTGGTGTCGTCAGCTGGATTGTGTACTGGGGACCTCTTATT TTTATTGTAGCAGGTTCTTTAACCATTGCTGCAGAGAACAAACTCAGTCCCTGTCTG GTGAAATGTTCTCTTGGAATAAATGTGATAAGTGCAGTAACTGCAGGAATAGCCATCTTTTTACTGATGCTAGATATTTACACTATCTCATTTTATGGACCTCTACATAATCAAAATAGTGCATCCTTG CTATaccttcctgggattagtggtGTGTTGGAGGTGTTCTTCATCCTTCAGTTTATaatatccatctgtctgtctgcatttGCATGCAAAACCATCACCTATTGTCACCTTTCA CAAGCAGTTACTTTAACTCCAAATGAACAGTCCTTCTCTGAGCCGGTTCCCGTCACCATTCCCAGTGTCACAGAG GGTTTACAGGATTATGTTAATATGAATGGGATGTCTGAAGTGGTCAGTGGACAAAGCGACCCCTCTCCAACAACAAGAAACAATACGATTGGCCAGAACAATGAGCATGAGTATGAAAAACCAAATAACAATTACATGCTCACAATAGACTAA